The Scomber japonicus isolate fScoJap1 chromosome 12, fScoJap1.pri, whole genome shotgun sequence sequence CAGGATGGACTTTCCCCACATGCGGGATTTTCCCATAAACATGTGCTGATGTGACGtgtgaatacattaaaaaacaaaacaaaacaaaacaaaaactaattttGTATCAGTTTGTAGCACCAACAATAAATCCCAACCAAgctaaaataaagatgaagTGTTTTGTTGAAGTTTTACTTTCTGTACTGAAACAGGAAGAGCTCTTTCTTTGTTGGCTGAAACACACTGAAGCACATGACTGGGTTTGCTTAGTTCCTGTTGTAATCTGAAACCTCTGTGAAGCAAAGGGTGTCAACAAATAAGTTACCACGTTATAACTGCTGCTTACGTGGATTTCACACAATGTGCTTTGTGTTtctgatgatgcagcaaaaCTTTTAGCAGGACAATCCCTGCATAGCTCACGCAAGAAACAACTTGATTCAGAGAAACTTCAGCACTGGCAGGCAGGGACAActcatgtgactgtgtgttcctgtgttcaTCTTCACAAACCTTCTGTGCTTTCAGCAGCAAAAGCTCACCCTAACCACCTCAGATGGCTGCTCTGTTTGTTCCAGTTCCCACCCCAGTAGACAGGACTGCAGCACACAGGTCTTGGATCAAGAGGGGGTCTCCCATAGGTACTAGCACCTCATCCACTGACTGTGAGCCCTCACCTCCAGAGGGAATTCCATCAGTTACAGGAGTTGGACCCTGGGATACTGCAGATAAGTCCCAGAGTAGACCCCAAGGAGGTATGTTGGATGGGTCAATCCCACTGCTGGAGGGTGAAAGGGAATTTGGGGAAAGCTGGGTGGAGAGACCCATCACCCCAACACTGCTGGGCTATGAGATCCGTGAGGACAGGGCAAAGTTCACGGTAAGGTGTGAGGGATTTGTGTCATtggtcatgtgtgtgtttttctgcataAACTAGAAGTTGGACTATAATCATAATGAAtcttttaatggaaaaaaatgagaaCATTTAGCTTGACATGCATCCAGTATTTTGTGTAAAGTTACATAATACTGTTAttggttaaaacaaaaaaacccaacagatTTTCAGATGGACTCTACAATGGTGGTGAGTGgatatataatgtataaagGCACATGGACTTTGTCTGACAATGTATAGTATGTCACACTGGCATCACATGACTtacttgtgcatgtgtgtgtctgtgtgtgtgggttgtgtgtgtgttgactgtaTGACTGCACAATAATGTTGAATCACATATTGACAGCCACATGTCTGAGCATGTTAGTACGTTTTGTAACAGTAGTTTCCCTGAGAATTCCCCACTATTAAATatcaccctgtgtgtgtgtgtgtgtgtgcacccagTCACGCCCACTGGTAACTGTCACAATAGGTGATATAAAGATATTTACAGAATACAGGTAACATCACATTTGAGTCTGTGTCATAGGTTTATAAGATCCTGGTGACTGGGAGTGAAGCGGACAGCTGGGTGATTTTCAGGAGATACACAGACTTCTGCAGACTCAACGATAAGGTGACGACCAACCATGTCATGTTTGTTAGTAAAACTGATCTTTCCacgttagagctgcacagtctgtagaccattttaaaacactactaaaaacatatctgttttccttggcgttcagtcccagctaggcgagaatccttggcttcctactttttatttattttacttattttatttgtttttattctaattttagtttttaaattgagctcttaccagtcctttattgtttttattcattattatattgtgtgtgattatattgtattttaataactgtacagcactttggttcaactgaggttgtttttaaatgtgctttataaataaacttgacttgacttgacttatTGGGGTGTGAAATGACAAGTCAGTAAATTCACAGAGCAGCTTAAGGATGAGGATAAAAACAGAGTCAACCCCAGTAAAATGTTGCAAAATGATCACTTTCTGTGCTTCTCTACAATTTCAAAGCACACTGTTAGTGCCTGGTAGGAACTGTCGTTGTTCAAGGACGGATCAGCAGGGTTACACCAGCCTGCTGACTTAAAACATACTCTATACATTTAGTTGAGTGCACATCAGTCCATATTCTATCTTCATTCTATGTTTATACACTTTACAGTGGTGTTCTCTAACCATCAACACTTTCAGCTGTCTCACTtatgatatatatatgtctaCTTTCTTACCCTTTCATTCAGCTTAAAGAGCTATTCCCTGGCTTACGTCTAGGCCTTCCTCCTAAACGTTGGTTCAAAGACAACTACGAAGAGGAGTTTCTGGAGGAGAGGCAGATCGGGCTGCAGACCTTTCTGCAGAACTTGATATCACACAAAGATATCATGAGCAGGTGCGTGTCAGCGTTGTGCTGAAAAGAAGTAACACTTCTTCAACACTTCTTTAGAGACTACATTGAGCCTTGTTTGATTTGGACTTGTCATCTTTGTATTTCCCAGTGAAGTTGtcaaacattttctgtgtttggtTGAGCCACCAAATCCATTTGACAGTCTGGAGGAAAGCAGAGTGAGTTCTTTCTACATGTTACAGAATGGAAGAGTGCTTACAGCATGAGCAGAGATCACAAGAGAGGCCTGAAAACACCAATCAGAACATCAACAGATCAATTTATAATTttaacaatcaatcaatctcagcACTGCACCTGTTGATTTAAGTCATTCTTTGTGCAGGCTTTCTGTGAGACTctggaggaaactaaccatcgTCTCCAGATGGAGCTCTTGGACAAACAGAGAGAAGTTGACACTTTAAAGATGACtctagaggagagagagaatcacATCAACCTCCTGGCAAAGAAAGTGAAGTAGGGATTGTGACATTTGTAATCACAGACACTGTCAGTAGAGGTGTTATATGTATTATACACTGTATTTAAGCAATTTACATTCCTTCTTACACAGAGCACTGCCACTCTCTTCGGACAGCTTTGAGCATCTTTGTGATCTACCAGCTACTGTAGTCACAGACATGCACGGAGAAGGAGACACAGATTTGAATGGTTGTAACACTGATGTAACTGAAGAGGTGGATAATGGCAGAGGATACTCAATAACTAAGGCTGACCAAGAAACAAGCCCAGAAACAAGGTAAGCAGCCCTGTTGGCTCtctatatgtgttttatattaatgtcaaaaaaacaacaatttaataAAGATAATTATGTGTATATGATGGGaaagatttaatatttatctcCTGTGCTGGTGTTAATGATGTTCTTACCTTTGCTGTACTCTAGGTGACAGTCTGATGCACTGATCTGAAAGGTCATGAAGCTCTCTGGAATGCAGTTGTGGACAGTAATTCCTCTGGTGTATCTTAAAGTCAAATGATGGAGAAAAACCAAAACAGGAAATCCATGATGAGATATTTGCAAATTTCACACTGATGCATCAACTCCAAGAAACACAAGCTCAGTGACAATATATGGAGAATAATGGACGGACAGATTTGGTCTAGTGTGACACCTTGCACATTTCTGCCTCATATTTTGAGTCTGAATATGATTCAGTGTTGAATTTCTGTATGTTCTTTCTATGTGTCTGTatgaaagaaaaatccaaaGTATAGGAGGATATTAACGGTAAATCCACTTTGGTATTGCCATGATTTATTAATAGGTGTCCATGGTGTATCAACCAGAAATACCACAAACTATCCAGTATTATCTTGCTTTTAAGAGGGAATAATCTGATCCTCAtcacaaatgtaaattatgaactatgttattcatttattgaggtgatgtgtttatttaatcttgttttattattattgaagagTTTTGAAGCCAAAGACAAATATGACCAGAAGAGGGCACTGTAATAGCAGTATCCAAAAGGAAAGCTGCTACACATGAATGAGAAGTGGACATTCAGAACTTGATGTTCTGTTCTCAGCACACTCAAGGGCTTTTCACTATACCTTGAACACACGGTGCACAGTGCTCCTGGGTAAGGGGCTCTCATGGATTTCTTGAAAGCAAAGGAGAGATGTTGCCCTCTCTAACAGTGAATATCAGTATAACAATCAATGAATGaagcgtatgtgtgtgtgtttgtgtgtctgtgtgtgtcaaagcTTCAGACTACATTCATGCCAGCCAGAAAAATAAGACTGAATAGCTTTTTTTCACTTCATTGATTCTATTTGAGTCACTGAACAAATAGCAGATGTGGGCGGCGATTCAAAGGTCTGGAACCAAGCTACATTCATGCTGTT is a genomic window containing:
- the LOC128369603 gene encoding sorting nexin-16-like, yielding MAALFVPVPTPVDRTAAHRSWIKRGSPIGTSTSSTDCEPSPPEGIPSVTGVGPWDTADKSQSRPQGGMLDGSIPLLEGEREFGESWVERPITPTLLGYEIREDRAKFTVYKILVTGSEADSWVIFRRYTDFCRLNDKLKELFPGLRLGLPPKRWFKDNYEEEFLEERQIGLQTFLQNLISHKDIMSSEVVKHFLCLVEPPNPFDSLEESRAFCETLEETNHRLQMELLDKQREVDTLKMTLEERENHINLLAKKVK